From Fusarium oxysporum f. sp. lycopersici 4287 chromosome 10, whole genome shotgun sequence:
CACATCGTACCTATGACTGACATATAAGTACTGGTTGCTATCTTGTAATGTTGTGGTTTGATCAGTTCAACAAACACTTCAACTCAAACACACTCGCTCCATTCCCTATTCTCTATATCATTTCATTAAAACTTCACAATGAAGCCCGTTCTCGCTTTGACAGTCTGCCTCAGCGGCATCATGGGCGCTGAAGCCTGGGTTCTTCCCCCCGGTGGTGCACCCAAGGCTGGCTATGCTCTTCGCCCAGAGGATAAGTCTGGTAACAAGAACGCCGCCGACACCAAGATCAAGTTCTCACCTGGTggctcatcttcttcttcaaagtCAAATGGTGTCGTCGCTGGCTTCATCAACCCCAAGACCGGCGGTTCAAAGCGCAGTGGCATCGACAGGCGTGATGACGGTGATGACGGTGATGACGATAGTTCTGATAATGGTGCTGAAGGTGATCCCGAAGTCACCATCTTCACTCGCCCAGCCACCAGAATCGGCACTCTCAAGAAGGGAGAAACCTCTGgcaacgatgatgatggtggtgatgatgagaccaaGTACTTCAagaccaacaacaagaagcaaaacggcaagaacaaggacgacgacgacaagaagaaggacgacaagaccaagaccaagaaagaAGACAGCACCAAAACAAAGGCCAGCGACGAAGCTACCAAGACAAAGTCCAAGCAGGACGACGATaagaagaccaccaagaccaagaaggaggattCAACCAAGACAAAGAGTAGTGATGATGCGACCAAGACCCCTAAGGTGAAGGAtgataagaagaagggctCCAAGGACGACAAGAAAGCTGACGATAAAAAGTCTGGCTCAAAAGGTAGCGATGACAAGAAGGTCGATGactccaagaagaagtccaagaGCACATAACTCCACCCTCACTTCCACCGCCATCTCTTACAATCATGTATCTTATTTAGATCTTCTTTTTATCAGGAACGTATACGCGGAGTTCAGGAAAGGTAGCTGTTATTAATCTTTCAGCCTCTATCTAGAATTGTATTTGTATCATAACAAAAAAAATGTCTTCTTCCCCAGACGTGACATGTTCTAAATATGCTTGCTTTCCTCTCCTCCGCAACTGGTATAGCGGTATGATGGTTGGAGTTCAGTACAGATATGTGATGCTTTGCTTGGACCGCTTTGGAATTGGCGCGTCCCTTGCTCTGTGGTGTGTTGAACTTGTTCTCTATGGTGGATATCGGAGCGACTAATACGCCGTGGTGTTGGTGGCTTAGATGGGGATTCCCTGGTATTCGTCGTATCCGAGAGCGAGGTTCATGTTCTCTGCATTGTTGTTAGACGAATAGCGGTGATGTTAAGTGCGGAACTTACGCAGGCATTGTGTGGCGGCACCCTTGTGGaggttgtcgatggtggcgcatcttcaacaagttAGTGGACGCATCGGATCTGGGTTGAAGATACTTACACGACGACACGCTTGCCGGTGCTGTCGACAGCAAAGCCACCAATCTCAACGTGGTGCTTGTCCTGGATGGCCTTGACAACACTTTACGACGTTAGTTCATGCGATAACCACAGTACTTTGGGGTACATACGGAGCTTCACCGACAACCTTGACGAGCTTCTCGCCGGCATATCGGTCCTGGTAGATCTGGCGAATATCACGAGATGTCATCTCCTTGTTCAGGGGAATGTTGACGGTCAGGTGAATACCGCGGAACCAAGAGGCGCTGAATTTGTCAGTCTTCAGTGACATGGTGTGAAAGGTAGCAGGCTTACACATGGGGCATGAAAGCAGCGGGTGTACCAAGGTGATGGCTAATTTCTCGCTCGTGGATGTGGCCTGTGAGGGAGTCTTTACAAGTTAGCTTCCTCTCTCCCCATGTCCTCTCTCTTTGCACTTACAAGGCAATAAGTTGTCCTTGAGGTTGTTGGTGTCGTTCTTGGGAGAAGGCTTGGTACCTGTTCCACTGTTAGCCTTCCGAGTCCCGATTATTCTGCGTTCTGCTGCGCGCAAGACATGGCGTCCGCACGAGTTGTGACATACCAGCTCCGCTGTAACCACTGACACCGAAAATGCTAGGAATACCACCGAGGTGCTCAACAATAGGAGCCAAAGCAAGCTGAGAGCCAGTAGCATAGCAGCCAGGGTTGGAGATTCTTGTAGCTGTGGCAAGCTGGCTTCTGGGCTGAAGCTCGCAAAGACCATACTTCCATGTCTTCTGGTCCTCGTCGAAACGGTAATCGGCGGAAAGATCGACAATCAAGCTCTTGCTGTTGCCCAGAGCCTCAACGAAGGGCTGGCAGACAGCATTGGGGAGCGCCAGAATCCAGGCATCGaccttgccatccttgtccAGCTGAGCAACCTCCTCAGGAGACAGACTCTCGTAGATGATCTTGCGCTTGCTGTAGCCCTTCAACTCTTGTCCCTGAAGTTCACGGGAAGAAACGTGTCGAAGATCCATCATGGGGTGCTTGTTCAGAAGATGGATAAGAGCCTGACCAGTGTAGCCACGAGCTCCAATGAGGCCAATTCTTGAGGGAGAATCGTTGGAGGCATTCTTCATACCCAGAGGAGGGTTGGGGTTGGTCTGGATAGCGTAGGACAAACGACCGGTAGAAGAGAGGCATCGGGCCTGTGCGACATTGAAGCTTCGGCCGAGGGAGATCTTGGGCACGGGCGCAACGAGGGTTGAGACAGCGGCGGCGCGGGGGGCAACGCGGCGAGCGCTGGTGCGCAGGGCGGAAGAGGTAGCGGACAGCATGATTCCGATAGGGAGCGAGCCCAATTGACCACTGTAGGGAGTAGTAgaggaggttgagagggCGTGATGAAGGGATTGTTGGTGGGCGGGCTGGCTCAGATTCAGATGCGACAAAATAATCCTTGATCGAATTGACGTTGGTGTGGGGTTTGCCGTTTTGTGTGGCTATTCGCGGCCGAAGTCGGTCGCTGGTGAAGTTGCTGACTCATCACGTTTGGACTTGATCGACATGCGCCTACCGACGAGGAGACCGtgtatcaagaagaaggagttGTTGTGGTAATTTTTGCAGGAGCATATGAGCTTGCTTTGCTTTGAGATGGGTTTGGCTTCATCTTGAGCCCAATTGAGAAGTTGCCTTCGAACCTTTGCGTCACTCAACCGACCGTTGTCCCTGATTGCTGCCCCAGCGCCTTTCCACGTTAAAAGTCAAATGATGGTTTCAACGGCGCCTGCGAGTTAGAACTGCCAAGTGACGGTTTTCCTATGCGGAAGGGAGGAGTTTGAGACTCTGAAGAAACTCAAATTGTGCGTTGgaccaagaagagaagtGACAAAAGGATTGGAAAGTAAACTCATGATGACATCGTTTGGCCAATTGTATAAGTACATGGTGAATAAAGAAATGGAAGGTTGTTTGGCGGTAAATGTGCTATTGCTAATGTTAAAATTTGAGCGTTCGCTGTGTAACATCCATGTGTGGGAGCAGCCCATCGACGCACTGGATGGCGTAATTGACTGTCCCCAATCCTGAGCTCAACTTGGAAACAAGTCAACAAACGACGGGAGGTGCTGACACAAACAGCACTCGTCTGATGAAGAGCCTGTTGTAGCTCCTTCCAATCTCTCCGTCTAGCAAACGCATGGCCTTGACAAAGATATGACCTCTTCACCACCATCTGCATCTTTTACAACTGCATCCTTGGCCATGGTGTAGCAAGATGTCTCCGAaactctcatctcaaacACAGCCAATGAATCGGCGAAAGTTTCCCATGCAAGCAATACGCAGCTGATACATGCTTCAATAATGCTTCCGTATGTGATTGCCATATCTTCACctttgtcatgatgaaagagCCGCAATACACGGTGTTAGGTTCGCCGCCAAATAACCATCCGGCTGTCGATTGAACTGATGACTAGCAGGTCTCTTGCATGCTGAACACCCTATGGCCATCCGACACGCACCAGAACTCAGTTCAGGATCTATATTTCGAGATCGCTCAACACTTGTGTCGGGGGGCTGTGGTGCCTGAACTCTGTTAGCCAGTTCTTCTTTTGCGCCTGGCTCACAGGTGGAAAAGGTCACGGTCACTCCGACTTGGGCTTCAAAGCTGCAACGGTAGCTTCGTGCTTTGTGCGATGCACACAAGCAATTGTCACAGATCGCACGCGATGCAGCCGAGCTTACTCAAGGCAGCCTGAATCTTTCTACATCTGCCTATTGAGGCGCCAGTTAACACATGCGATCAACAGCCAATGCTCCCCCGAAATCCAATCACATTACTCTCCCTCTTGACCAGAGGCAGCCCGTGAGGTTCTGTCACTCCCAAGGTCATAACTTGCCATTCGTTTCAACCCGTATGCTGCCAACCTCAACGTTACCTAGGAATGTGAGAAACCTCGCGCCGTCTTGAGCCTCTGGCCCCGCTGGTGGATGGTCCAATAAGGACCACTCAATCCTGGGAACCTGCGTCAGAAGGCCTTATCTCGGTGACAAACACCAGTCACGGTACGACGTTTAATGATGTGGCGGTGAATTTGGTGTATCAGTTTGACAAGCGGGTTTCCAGGATTCCTGTTGTACGCAACGGTTGTCCAGATGCCTCTCCCTGTAGGCGGACTGGTCTGCCAGGTCAATTCGACCTCATCGAAGTATTTATGCTCACAAGGATGCGAAACTCTCCTCAAGCGCTCAAGCTTTCACAGACTCTTCCACTGTAAAGCGACTCACCCGAACCTTCATTCGTCTTTATTTGAGACGAGATGGCTGAGATTGTCAGACCTGCACTTGGCCAGCAGGTTGCCATCGGCACGCTTTACGATGCAAGGGTTGACCAATTCCTTCAGTCCTCTATCTTGCCACCGAATCTGCCACGAGGAATCGTCTTGCGAGGTATCCTCCCACCCTCTGACCAGCTCCAGAATTGGATGGCTGAAGGTTCCGATCATGCGAGTCGATTCAGAGCAATGCGTGTTGATGACAACCTTGCAGCAAGCATTCTATCCGGCTCAATCAACCTCGAAGGATCTGCCAACTTTCTGAAAGACAGTACAGTAGATGAAAATACACTCTGCGGTGCAGTTCGTCATTTCTTCAATACATATAaagatgttcttgatatTAATAGGGGGGCGTTTAGAGCTGGAGGGGCTCCAGCAATGTTTCTCCCGCCGGATCCTCGCAGTACCCATGTGGTCACCAGTGTCAGATGGGGACTGCAGAGCATTCTGACAATGAAGCACCGCATAGCAGATCCGAGTCAACAAGTAGCCCTGAAACTTTCATTTCAGAGAGACTTAATGGAGCTGAACGCTATCGTCAATTCCATTTACTCGCTCGACTTCAGCAACGATCTGGCAAGCCAGCGACTTGAACTCGACTATGAGTTCAAGCTCTATACTGACATCCAGAGGGATCGTGGCATTGGCAAAGAAACCCTGCCTGTTATGTGCAGGTTTGTCCAACTGGGCCCGCAGCAGATTACACATACTCCTGACGAAGCAGGGTACCCCATGGAATACACCTTACATCCCATACAAGTCCTCCGCCATCTCATGCCTGGTGGGGGCCCTCACCAAGCCCTGAGAGCTATCACCAACATCGATCCTTTCTTTATTCCTTTTGATAATTGGAATGCTTGTAcagagaagcttgaagagtACAGACACTCGCTCGTGGGTCGGGAACAATATCTTGCAAGGAGTCACATCGACGAAGTCGATGCATCAATTGCTCTGCTTGAAACATCTCGGAAAAATCTCCAGATGACTCTGCAGAGAACTGTAGCAAGTATCAAAGATGGCACAGTGCATGAACATCGTCTCGAGTACCTATATGCCGATCACGAATCATCTGCCCGGCAGATCTCTATGATCGCTGGTCAGCAAAGCGACAAGCTCAGATTCATCGAGCAATGTCTCAATAGTGGAGCGACATATATCGGTTTCAATGGCGCTTGCATCAACGAACGCACTCTGTCTCACGATCCTCCTCCATATCGCTTCCTTTTCAATAATGCTGTGCTCAAGAGTTCAAGCTCATGGAATGAGCATTGCACAACTCTGAGGGAGTTCCTTCACAACCCCCAGACCCAGAACCAGGTGTTTATAGTCGACTGCGATGCCCCCTCTGAGTACAGAGAGTTGGGAGCCCCAATCTTTGGTCCAATACGAACAATGTTGAAGCCAGTGATTGAAGTTTCGGAGTATCGGGATACGTCAGCAGAACGCAGGTCTCCTACCAGACAAGCAGAGCACCGGCAACAGCCACAAAGGTGTATCGCTCGTTGTGATCCGGGCGAGATGGATTTTGGTACACGAAGACCGGCTGAGCGCCGCTTGGTCAGGATCCCCTGTCCTGGGCCATCTTGTGACTCTCACTTGAGTCGTGAATGGGCCTGCGCCACTTGCAACACTCCTCTAGAGTTCGGGTCAACGAACAACTGCATCTACTGCGACTGTGGTTCAGTCGCTTACGACTCATGGGACTTCAAATGCAATAGCGATAGTCACGGACGCGGTTTCGATCGATACCACACGGATGAACTTTATCGActcttgacaagatcaaaACGGCCTGATTGTCGCAATATCCTGGTTCTGGGACAGACTGGCGTTGGCAAGTCAACCTTCATCAACTCTTTCGTCAATTTCTTGACGTTTGAGAGTTTCGATGAGGCGAAATCGGCCCTGAAACTAGAGTATAAGGTCCCGTGTTCCTTTTCAGTCAGTCATTGGAACTCATCGGACCTAGATCAGGAACTTGAGAGCCGGACGATCCGCGTCGGctctggagatgatgaacaCGACGGTACCACCGGCGATTCTGCGACACAGAGGACATCAGTTTACAGAGTGACATATAATGATACCAAATACCGCATAATCGATACTCCAGGTATCGGCGACACCCGAGGTCCTGAAACAGATAATAAGAACATCAAGGACATCATGAACACTCTGAAAAGATACAAAGAGCTTCATGGAATATTGATCCTGCTCAAGACCAACGAAGCGCGCCTGACCGCCACAATTAATTTCTGCTTTGGGGAGCTACTGTCCCATCTCCATCGCAGCGCTGTTGCAAACGTCGTCTTTGGATTCACACATACCCTCATCTCCAATTATGCACCAGGAGATGCTCTCAAACCACTTCAAAGCTACCTGAAAAATAACACAACTGTTGAACTAACGGTATGCCGCGCAAACTCGTACAGTTTTGATGCGAAAAGCTTTCATTACCTGGCTGCGTACTTTCAAGGTGTCAGAGGCGAAGACGAGAGAAGTTCCCAGGAAAGTTGGGATAAATCGAGAGCAGAAACTTTGAGGCTACTTTCCTATATTGACAACCTCAGACCACATGAGATCAGGCAAACGCTCACCATGGAAAGGTGCACGCGAAGCGCTCTGTCATTTGATGATTCCCATGGTTGAGATTTCTCAGGAGATCAGAAAGAATTTGAGCCTTCTGGAAGAAAAGATGGCAGAGTTAAATGATATGCGCCTGACGGGAGATGAATTACGAAAGAAACTTCATCTGGAAAGGATCAAGGTTGTTCCTACAAAGCTCGACAAGCCTCGTACTGTATGCAAGAATAAGCATTGTTGCGAGTTCAAGTCTAATTCCAACGGCGAGGTTGTCCCATTCTACAAGTCAATTTGTCACGAAGATTGCAGATTACCAGGTGTTACCGAAGAGTGTGTGGGCCATCCAGAACTCATTAAATGCCGGGCTTTCAAGGAGACCAAAGACAAGACTTGTAAAAATTGCAAGCATAGTTGGCAGGAACACATGCATTTCTTCTATGAACTGACAGAaagcaaggtcaaggtcaaggataAAGACGTTGAGCGGCGCCTCAGAGACAACGCAAGCGATATGGCACTACGACAAGAGGGTATAGAGCGATTTCAACAACTTGAGAAGGAATACCGAAGCGAACAGAAACAGCTACGAAAGGCCACGGCGCAGTTTGTTGCGTATCTGAGAGAGCATTCTGCCAATGCCTTCAATGATGCGACTGAAAAGTATTACGACCAACTCATCAAGATTGAGATAGGCAAGATCCAGTTTGGAAAGGACCACAGATTGAACGTCGATgcgaacaaaagaaagctcAGAGGTCTGACAGATGACAGAGACAGGCAtctcgagcttgtcaagaCGATCCAGGAAAACATGCATGCTCCTCGTGACCAGACGGAAGCGCTTCTGACTCAAGATGGAGTCGAGCAACTCATCAGGGATCTATACAATCTCAAGCACTTTGGCAAGAATTTGAGGAGTTTAAGAGATGAAATTACACATTACAAGAACCATGGCAAGCGATCGTATCACCGTCATCGATCTCGGTCGCGAAGGTCTGAGCGGAGCTTGGAGACGCGTCAAGATGTAAGTGACAGATCTAGTCGAAGCCACGATGAGCGTGAACAAGAATCGGGACGGAACAGGGGCATCCTTCGAGGAATCCATAAATTCCTCTCCGATATCTAGGTCCATTGGGGATGGCACGGTAAGCTTACGAGATTGGTGGATAAGGGAGCTGCTGGGATCTGCATCATAGGGCGCAATTTCATTCACTTAGTTACAATAATTGATCTTGAATTCATCTTATACAAGGTCTATGATATTTTATGACAACAATTATACAGAGATCTAGAAGAACCTCCAAATGGAGTCAGCTGGCTTGGTGGCCTTGAACCTACCATACCACCTCACCAATGGCCacagcaacaacatcgaCAACCCCCAAATAGCAAGGTACGCAAAAACATTGTCAATCCCTCGTTTAGAGTCCGGATCCATCTGTCCATGATTTTCAGTTTCATGACCAAACCAATCAACCATGACTCCACCAAAGAtaaagacaaagaacaaaTGGGCGAGGTAGAAGAACAACGCCGCTCTACCGAAATCTAACAATATCGTGAAGCGCTTAGCAATACCGGTAGGAATGCCGCCGAAGAAAGCTAGTAGGAATAAATTGCCGGCTAAGGTGAAGGCCCAGAATGCGACGTCGGGTGGATACTTCATTATATAGAAGAAGGACTGTACTGAGACGAGATATTGGTTCTGGTCGGGATGCGCGATGTGCTCGGGTGTTTGGAGACAGCCTTCTGAGAGATTTCCAAAGTGTAACACACGTGTGAGGACAAaaatgatgaggaagaataTCCCAGCGGCTGTGTTGCACAGCGCTGCGACAAGAGAGTTCCATGTTCGAGCAACATCGATACGAGCGTATAAGAGACCTAGTATCGCGAATGATACCCAGGCCATAGGTGGAAACACCG
This genomic window contains:
- a CDS encoding N-acetyl-gamma-glutamyl-phosphate reductase, with translation MLSATSSALRTSARRVAPRAAAVSTLVAPVPKISLGRSFNVAQARCLSSTGRLSYAIQTNPNPPLGMKNASNDSPSRIGLIGARGYTGQALIHLLNKHPMMDLRHVSSRELQGQELKGYSKRKIIYESLSPEEVAQLDKDGKVDAWILALPNAVCQPFVEALGNSKSLIVDLSADYRFDEDQKTWKYGLCELQPRSQLATATRISNPGCYATGSQLALAPIVEHLGGIPSIFGVSGYSGAGTKPSPKNDTNNLKDNLLPYSLTGHIHEREISHHLGTPAAFMPHVASWFRGIHLTVNIPLNKEMTSRDIRQIYQDRYAGEKLVKVVGEAPVVKAIQDKHHVEIGGFAVDSTGKRVVVCATIDNLHKGAATQCLQNMNLALGYDEYQGIPI
- a CDS encoding hypothetical protein (At least one base has a quality score < 10), with amino-acid sequence MAEIVRPALGQQVAIGTLYDARVDQFLQSSILPPNLPRGIVLRGILPPSDQLQNWMAEGSDHASRFRAMRVDDNLAASILSGSINLEGSANFLKDSTVDENTLCGAVRHFFNTYKDVLDINRGAFRAGGAPAMFLPPDPRSTHVVTSVRWGLQSILTMKHRIADPSQQVALKLSFQRDLMELNAIVNSIYSLDFSNDLASQRLELDYEFKLYTDIQRDRGIGKETLPVMCRFVQLGPQQITHTPDEAGYPMEYTLHPIQVLRHLMPGGGPHQALRAITNIDPFFIPFDNWNACTEKLEEYRHSLVGREQYLARSHIDEVDASIALLETSRKNLQMTLQRTVASIKDGTVHEHRLEYLYADHESSARQISMIAGQQSDKLRFIEQCLNSGATYIGFNGACINERTLSHDPPPYRFLFNNAVLKSSSSWNEHCTTLREFLHNPQTQNQVFIVDCDAPSEYRELGAPIFGPIRTMLKPVIEVSEYRDTSAERRSPTRQAEHRQQPQRCIARCDPGEMDFGTRRPAERRLVRIPCPGPSCDSHLSREWACATCNTPLEFGSTNNCIYCDCGSVAYDSWDFKCNSDSHGRGFDRYHTDELYRLLTRSKRPDCRNILVLGQTGVGKSTFINSFVNFLTFESFDEAKSALKLEYKVPCSFSVSHWNSSDLDQELESRTIRVGSGDDEHDGTTGDSATQRTSVYRVTYNDTKYRIIDTPGIGDTRGPETDNKNIKDIMNTLKRYKELHGILILLKTNEARLTATINFCFGELLSHLHRSAVANVVFGFTHTLISNYAPGDALKPLQSYLKNNTTVELTVCRANSYSFDAKSFHYLAAYFQGVRGEDERSSQESWDKSRAETLRLLSYIDNLRPHEIRQTLTMERCTRSALSFDDSHG